In the Halorubrum ruber genome, CTCGGGTCCTCGACGACGCTTATCGCGCGGACGTCCGTCGAGAGCTCCTTCGCCGCGAGGACGATGCTCGCGTCGACGCGGTCGGAGACGTCGGTGACTAGGGCGCGCGCCGACCCGAGGCCCGCGCGCTCGAGCCCCCCGGTCGTCTCGGGGTCGGCCCGGATCACCCTGTGGCCCGCCTCGTAGAGGTCCAGCGCCCGGTCCGGGTCGCGCTCGACGACGACGTACGGAACCGATTCCGACTCGAACTCGTCTAAGAGCGCATCGGAGCGCGCCGTGTCGGAACACACCACGACGTGTCCCTCCAGGTCCCCCTCTAGCGATCGGGGGACGGTCGTCGAGAACGCGGACTCGAGGAGCGGGGTCGCGACGACGGGGAGCGCGCCGATGAGGAGCATCATCCCGACGAGGTCCATCACGGCGACGAACGCGTGTATCTGCTGGCTCTGCCACGAGGACGAGTCGCCGCCGAACCCCGTCGTGGTGAACATCTCGATCGCGAACTGGACCGACTCGATCAGGGTCCGGGGGTCGTTCTCGTACACGCGCATCCCCCACCGGTAAGCGACGGCGGTGAAGGTGAGCACGACGCCGAGAAATATCGTGTACAACACGACTCGTCGCTTCCACGTGTCCATCGAGCCGCGATACGCCGCGGCCGTACAAAAACGGGGGGACTCGCTCGGGTCGACTCCCGCGCCCATGCGCAGTCCCTCTGCGGGTCGGACCGGGAGGTGGACGGTCGAACCGTCCCGGCACTGGACCGAAGTTCGATGGTTTAAGTTCCGGGGGCCGAACCGTCAGGCATGGTGCGGGACCCGTCGCGAGAGTCGGAGCCGCCGTCGGTCGACGAGGTGCTCGACGCGCTGGCCGACGACGCGGCCCGGCAGATCGTCGCGGCGCTCACCGAGCCGAAGACCGCGAGCGAGCTCTCCGAGGAGTGCGACATCCCCTGTCGACGACCTACCGGAAGCTGGAGAAGCTCACGGACGCCTCCCTGCTGTCGGAGTCGACCGACATCCGGCGGGACGGACAGCACACGACGCGGTACTCGGTGTCGTTCGACGCCGTCACCGTCTCGGTCGACGGCGACGGCGAGGAAGACGCGGACCGCCGCGAGTTCGACGTGGAGTTCTCTCGGCCGGAGCGGACCCGAGACGAGCGACTTGCCGACCTGTGGTCGGAGCTACGAGAGGAAACATGAACCCCTACATCGACCTGACTATCATCGCCGCAAAGACCGCCATCCTGGCCCTCGGTGGCAGCATCACCTACTACGCGCTCCGCGCGTACAACCGGACCGGCGACCGCTCGCTGCGGGAGCTCGGCGTCGGCTTCGGCATCGTCACCGTCGGGGCGCTGCTGGGCGGCGTCTCCCACCAGATTATCGGCGCCGACCTGGCGGTCGGCATCGCCATCGACGGCCTCCTCACGGCGGTCGGGTTCGCGGTCATCGTTTACTCGCTGTATCTGGAGTAGGCTTCGCGGCTTTCGACGCGCGACGAACGGTACCCTTTTGCGGCGCTCGGCCGTCCGTTCATGGCATGAGCGACGCACGCGAGGAGCTCTCCCGCCGGATCGCCGGCGAGATAACGCTGAGCGACGACCCGGGGGCGACGCTCCGGAAGTGGCGGACCGACTTCGACGTCTCGCAGACGGAGCTGGCCGAGCAGCTCGGCGTCTCCTCGTCGGTCGTCTCCGACTACGAGAGCGGTCGCCGCGAGAGCCCGGGGATCGGCGTCGTCCGCCGCACGGTTGAGGGCCTGCTCGACATCGACGAGCGGCGCGGCGGCGGGCGGCTCCGACAGCACGCCCGGGTGCTTTCGGCCGGGTTCGAGAGCGACATCGTCCACGACCTCCGCGAGTACTCGACGGCGGTGCCCTTAGCGGAGTTTTACGAGGCGATGGGCGCGACGGAGATCGTCCGCGGCGACCACGACCACGTGAACGGGCACACAGTCATCGACTCGATCCAGGCGATCACGCGGCTCTCCAGCGAGGAGTTCTACCGGCTGTACGGCCAGTCGACGAACCGCGCGCTCGTGTTCACGCGGGTGACGCGCGGCGAGTCGCCGCTCGTCGCGCTCCGGGTCGTGAGCCCCACCCCAAACGCGGTCGTGCTCCACGGGATCGAGGACGGCGACCTCTGGGACCACGCCGCCGACCTCGCCCGCGTCGACGGCGTCTCGCTGGCGACGTCGAACCGCGACCTCGACGACTGCCTCGCGGACCTTCAGGCGCTGTGAGCTGACGGCGGGGACGGAGAGGGCAGCCGAACCGCGGGCCTGAAACGGCCGGCGCCCGTCGGTCCGGCCATGAGCGAGGACTACGCCGAGCGGCTCCGCGCGAACCGCCGGGAGAAAGACGAGTTCTTCGACGACCACCCGCAGTCGCCGATTCCGCCGGAACAGCGCGACGAGTTCGACGGGCTCGACTACTTCCCGCCGAATCCGGACTACCGCGTCGAGGCGACCGTCACGGTCCACGACGATCCCGAGCCGGTCGAGATGGAGACGACCGCGAGCAACCCGGTCCGGTACCTCCGGGTCGTCACGTTCGCGTTCGAGGTCGACGGAGAGGAACACACCTTGGCGGGCTACCGACAGGAGGGCGACGACGGCGCCATCTTCGTCCCCTTCCGCGACAAGACGACCGGTCAGCAGACGTACCATCAGGGGCGCTACATGGAGCTGGCGCCCGAGCGCGACCTCGACGACGGCGACAGCGTCACGATCGACTTCAACCTCGCGTACAGCCCGTTCTGCGCGTACAGCGAGACGTTCTCCTGTCCGCTCCCGCCCGAGGAGAACTGGCTGGAGATCGTGATCCCGGCGGGCGAGCGGGCGC is a window encoding:
- a CDS encoding DUF7521 family protein, whose product is MNPYIDLTIIAAKTAILALGGSITYYALRAYNRTGDRSLRELGVGFGIVTVGALLGGVSHQIIGADLAVGIAIDGLLTAVGFAVIVYSLYLE
- a CDS encoding helix-turn-helix domain-containing protein, whose protein sequence is MSDAREELSRRIAGEITLSDDPGATLRKWRTDFDVSQTELAEQLGVSSSVVSDYESGRRESPGIGVVRRTVEGLLDIDERRGGGRLRQHARVLSAGFESDIVHDLREYSTAVPLAEFYEAMGATEIVRGDHDHVNGHTVIDSIQAITRLSSEEFYRLYGQSTNRALVFTRVTRGESPLVALRVVSPTPNAVVLHGIEDGDLWDHAADLARVDGVSLATSNRDLDDCLADLQAL
- a CDS encoding DUF1684 domain-containing protein, with product MSEDYAERLRANRREKDEFFDDHPQSPIPPEQRDEFDGLDYFPPNPDYRVEATVTVHDDPEPVEMETTASNPVRYLRVVTFAFEVDGEEHTLAGYRQEGDDGAIFVPFRDKTTGQQTYHQGRYMELAPERDLDDGDSVTIDFNLAYSPFCAYSETFSCPLPPEENWLEIVIPAGERAPDMD